From Roseburia hominis, the proteins below share one genomic window:
- a CDS encoding type II toxin-antitoxin system MqsA family antitoxin, which yields MEEKRFMIPGFATAQDIKRIRKMLGLTQKEFSNLIGCSKPTVERWETSEKKITGPVVLLLKMLERQSEYVEEILVPPRKFPLRLWYMHRQNVCTLIDVDEIRHQVKIRNYTDNVLFRAFGSNESPDFEQYQEFLESRCFPKSRDKIKLVLKDLDLPFYDPLMIIEKTEGRMAEDDFWIRIER from the coding sequence ATGGAGGAAAAACGGTTTATGATTCCTGGGTTTGCGACTGCACAGGACATAAAAAGAATAAGAAAAATGTTGGGACTTACACAGAAAGAATTTTCGAATCTGATTGGCTGCTCCAAGCCAACAGTAGAGAGATGGGAGACTAGTGAAAAGAAGATTACAGGTCCTGTTGTCCTGTTGCTTAAAATGTTGGAACGTCAGTCGGAATATGTGGAGGAGATACTGGTTCCGCCAAGAAAATTTCCACTTAGGCTGTGGTATATGCATAGACAGAATGTATGTACATTGATTGATGTAGATGAGATAAGGCATCAGGTTAAAATCAGAAATTATACGGACAATGTCTTGTTTCGGGCATTTGGCAGTAATGAAAGCCCTGATTTTGAACAGTATCAGGAATTCCTGGAATCCAGGTGTTTCCCCAAAAGTCGCGATAAGATAAAATTGGTGCTGAAGGATTTGGATCTGCCATTTTATGATCCGCTTATGATTATAGAAAAGACAGAGGGGAGGATGGCGGAGGACGATTTCTGGATTCGGATAGAGAGGTAA